From Granulicella sp. WH15, the proteins below share one genomic window:
- the sucD gene encoding succinate--CoA ligase subunit alpha, with product MAVLVDKNTRLIVQGITGREGTFHAKGCAEYAKQFGVDLVVGGVTPGKGGTTHEGWPVFNTVEEAVKETGANASVIFVPPPFAADGILEATAAGVPLVICITEGIPVLDMVKTWEVVKGSKTRLIGPNCPGVISPGKAKIGIMPGRIHKEGSVGIVSKSGTLTYEAVYQLTQRGIGQSTAIGIGGDPIIGTTHIDALKLLNEDPETEAIIMIGEIGGSAEEAAAKYIKEFVKKPVVGFIAGQTAPPGRRMGHAGAIISGGEGTAAEKMKAMAEAGITVVKSPAEIGEAMARLLGKA from the coding sequence ATGGCAGTTCTCGTTGATAAAAATACGCGTCTGATCGTGCAGGGAATCACTGGTCGTGAGGGCACGTTCCACGCCAAGGGCTGCGCGGAGTATGCGAAGCAGTTTGGAGTCGATCTGGTCGTCGGCGGCGTGACGCCGGGCAAGGGCGGCACGACCCACGAGGGCTGGCCGGTCTTCAACACCGTCGAAGAGGCCGTGAAGGAGACGGGCGCGAATGCTTCGGTGATCTTTGTACCGCCGCCGTTTGCTGCGGACGGCATCCTCGAGGCCACCGCTGCCGGAGTACCGCTGGTCATCTGCATTACCGAAGGCATCCCGGTCCTCGACATGGTGAAGACCTGGGAGGTCGTGAAGGGCTCGAAGACGCGGCTGATCGGGCCGAACTGCCCCGGCGTCATCTCGCCGGGCAAGGCCAAGATCGGCATCATGCCGGGCCGCATCCACAAGGAAGGCTCGGTCGGCATCGTCTCGAAGTCGGGCACGCTGACCTACGAGGCGGTCTACCAGCTCACGCAGCGCGGCATCGGCCAGTCCACGGCCATCGGCATCGGCGGCGACCCGATCATCGGCACCACGCACATCGACGCGCTGAAGCTGCTGAACGAAGACCCCGAGACCGAGGCGATCATTATGATCGGCGAGATCGGCGGCTCGGCGGAAGAGGCTGCGGCGAAGTACATCAAGGAGTTCGTGAAGAAGCCGGTGGTCGGCTTCATCGCCGGGCAGACGGCGCCTCCGGGCCGCCGCATGGGCCACGCGGGCGCGATCATCTCGGGCGGCGAGGGTACGGCTGCCGAGAAGATGAAGGCGATGGCCGAGGCCGGAATCACGGTCGTCAAGTCTCCCGCCGAGATCGGCGAAGCGATGGCGCGGCTTCTGGGCAAAGCGTAA
- the trpD gene encoding anthranilate phosphoribosyltransferase, whose protein sequence is MSDPNQIVQRHLKRIVEHSATLTRSEAAELLRAVFHADDSPAAHLRIAALLGALAARGETAAEIAGFVDAMRAAATPVPVDEPERALLVDTCGTGGDQSGTFNISTAAALVAAAAGARVAKHGNRAVTSRSGSADVLEALGIPVDLDPEEAATALRTHGFAFLHAPTLHPALRTVMPIRRALGVRTVFNILGPMSNPAGAPAQVMGVYAARLVPLVAEALATLGTRHAFVVHGAGELDEISLCGPSQIAEIRDGKVTLSTFVPEDVGLQQAPLQALAGGDATANAAILRAIFAGQTGAPRDVVVLNAAAVLVTAALAPNLRAGVELAQRTIDSGQVTALVLRLSQ, encoded by the coding sequence ATGTCCGACCCCAATCAGATCGTCCAACGTCACCTGAAGCGCATCGTCGAGCACAGCGCCACCCTCACCCGCTCCGAGGCCGCTGAGCTGCTCCGCGCCGTCTTCCACGCCGACGACTCCCCCGCCGCGCACCTGCGCATCGCCGCCCTGCTCGGCGCACTGGCCGCACGCGGCGAGACCGCCGCCGAGATCGCCGGGTTCGTCGACGCCATGCGCGCCGCCGCCACGCCTGTTCCCGTGGATGAGCCGGAACGCGCCCTGCTGGTCGACACCTGCGGCACCGGCGGCGACCAGTCCGGCACCTTCAATATCTCCACCGCCGCCGCGCTCGTCGCCGCCGCCGCCGGTGCCCGCGTCGCCAAGCACGGCAACCGCGCCGTCACCTCGCGCTCCGGCTCAGCCGACGTGCTCGAAGCCCTCGGAATTCCAGTCGACCTCGACCCCGAGGAGGCCGCAACGGCGCTCCGCACCCACGGCTTCGCCTTCCTGCACGCGCCCACGCTGCACCCCGCGCTCCGGACGGTCATGCCTATCCGCCGTGCGCTCGGCGTACGCACCGTCTTCAACATCCTCGGCCCCATGTCCAACCCCGCCGGAGCGCCCGCGCAGGTGATGGGCGTCTATGCGGCGCGGCTCGTGCCACTGGTCGCCGAGGCGCTCGCAACCCTCGGCACGCGGCACGCCTTCGTCGTCCACGGGGCTGGGGAGCTGGATGAAATTTCCCTCTGCGGGCCTAGCCAGATCGCCGAGATTCGCGACGGCAAGGTCACGCTCTCGACCTTCGTACCGGAGGACGTCGGCTTGCAACAGGCTCCTCTGCAAGCACTTGCGGGCGGAGATGCGACGGCGAACGCGGCTATCCTGCGGGCCATCTTCGCTGGACAGACTGGTGCTCCGCGGGATGTGGTGGTGCTCAACGCGGCGGCGGTGCTGGTGACGGCGGCGCTCGCCCCAAATCTCCGCGCGGGCGTCGAGCTGGCCCAGCGGACGATCGACTCGGGTCAAGTCACGGCACTGGTTTTGCGGCTTTCCCAATAA
- the ndk gene encoding nucleoside-diphosphate kinase, whose amino-acid sequence MSQRTFSIIKPDAVRKGYTAAILAEIEKAGFKIVSIKRMSISKAQAEGFYHVHAARPFFGELTEFMSSGPIFPMVLEKENAIADLRKLMGATNPAQAEEGTIRKQFAASIGENAIHGSDAEDTAAFEIGYFFAGIELQ is encoded by the coding sequence TTGTCACAGCGCACATTCAGCATCATCAAGCCGGACGCCGTCCGCAAGGGTTACACCGCCGCCATCCTCGCCGAGATCGAGAAGGCCGGGTTCAAGATTGTTTCGATCAAGCGTATGAGCATCTCGAAGGCGCAGGCCGAGGGCTTCTATCACGTTCACGCGGCCCGTCCGTTCTTCGGCGAGCTGACCGAGTTCATGAGTTCGGGGCCGATCTTCCCGATGGTTCTCGAGAAGGAGAACGCCATCGCCGATCTGCGCAAGCTGATGGGCGCGACGAATCCTGCTCAGGCCGAAGAGGGCACGATCCGCAAGCAGTTTGCGGCGTCGATCGGCGAGAACGCGATCCACGGCTCTGACGCCGAGGACACCGCCGCGTTCGAGATCGGCTACTTCTTCGCCGGAATCGAACTCCAGTAG
- a CDS encoding SGNH/GDSL hydrolase family protein: MSRLLKTFACCLLVLLPAAAQAKKPKLPDHWIGVWGAAPFALDNKNMSLGSEDSTLRETVHVSFGGSLIRVKFSNEFGTEPLIIGAAHVALAGADPGSISLTSANALTFNGNPSITIPVGASVVSDPAGITFPAFANLTVSIFLPAQKITHITYHGTALQTNELAPGNLVGQRSFPPVQTVAATSTEPARGTGATTGVKTINSWYFLKGIDAMAPGDTGTVIALGDSITDGSWATPNSNSRWPDVLARRLQANKDTRSLSVLDMGIGGNRILHDGTGQSALARFDRDVLAQSGAQSLIILEGINDIGHAADLKNPYDVVSADDLIAGLAQMVERAHLKGIRVFIGTLTPYVGAAYSSPAGEAIRVALNNWIRTNKLADGFIDFEAATKDPAHPDMFLPSYEHGDHLHPVDAGYKAMGEAIDLKLLTPKK, encoded by the coding sequence ATGAGCCGCCTCCTCAAGACCTTCGCCTGCTGCCTCCTCGTCCTGCTGCCTGCCGCCGCCCAAGCCAAAAAGCCTAAGCTTCCCGACCACTGGATCGGTGTCTGGGGAGCCGCGCCCTTCGCGCTCGACAACAAAAATATGTCCCTGGGGAGCGAGGACAGTACCCTCCGCGAGACCGTCCACGTCTCCTTCGGAGGCTCGCTCATCCGTGTCAAGTTCTCGAACGAGTTCGGCACCGAGCCGCTCATCATCGGGGCCGCCCACGTCGCGCTCGCCGGTGCCGACCCCGGCTCCATCTCCCTGACCAGCGCCAACGCCCTCACCTTCAACGGCAACCCCTCCATCACCATCCCGGTCGGGGCCAGTGTCGTCAGCGACCCCGCGGGCATCACCTTCCCCGCCTTCGCCAACCTCACCGTCAGCATCTTCCTGCCCGCCCAAAAGATCACCCACATCACCTACCACGGCACCGCGCTCCAGACCAACGAGCTGGCCCCCGGCAACCTGGTCGGCCAGAGATCCTTCCCGCCGGTCCAGACCGTCGCCGCGACCTCCACCGAGCCCGCCCGCGGGACCGGGGCCACCACCGGGGTCAAGACCATCAACTCCTGGTACTTCCTCAAGGGCATCGACGCTATGGCCCCCGGTGACACCGGCACCGTCATAGCGCTCGGCGACAGCATCACCGACGGCTCCTGGGCGACGCCCAACAGCAACTCCCGCTGGCCCGACGTGCTGGCCCGGCGTCTACAGGCCAACAAGGACACTCGCAGCCTCAGCGTGCTGGACATGGGCATCGGCGGCAACCGCATCCTGCACGACGGCACCGGGCAGTCGGCGCTGGCCCGCTTTGACCGCGACGTGCTGGCGCAGTCCGGGGCGCAGTCGCTGATTATCCTCGAAGGCATCAACGACATCGGCCATGCTGCCGATCTGAAGAACCCCTACGACGTCGTCTCGGCCGACGATCTCATCGCCGGTCTCGCGCAGATGGTCGAGCGTGCTCATCTGAAGGGGATACGGGTCTTCATCGGCACGCTGACGCCGTACGTCGGAGCCGCCTACTCATCGCCAGCGGGTGAGGCTATCCGCGTGGCCCTGAATAACTGGATTCGCACCAATAAGCTGGCCGATGGGTTTATCGACTTCGAGGCCGCCACCAAGGACCCGGCGCATCCGGATATGTTCCTTCCCAGCTACGAGCATGGGGATCACCTTCACCCGGTGGACGCGGGTTACAAGGCTATGGGAGAGGCTATCGACCTGAAGCTGCTGACGCCGAAGAAATAA
- the sucC gene encoding ADP-forming succinate--CoA ligase subunit beta: MKIHEYQAKEILRKYNVPVPGGEMATTLEEADTAAKALFGAGNAVVVVKAQIHAGGRGKGGGVKVVKTLEAANEASKAILGMQLVTHQTGPQGQKVQRLLIEEGSLIDRELYLGLVLDRARAKIVFMASQSGGMEIEEVAHNTPELIYKEYVDPAVGFQPYQARKLAFKLGLAPTQINAAVGFMMGLYKAFVETDSTLMEINPFITTKDGKLLALDCKINFDDNAMFRHKDLKELRDLAEEDPLEVEASKFALNYIKLDGNIACMVNGAGLAMATMDIIQYAGGSAANFLDVGGGANQEQIENAFGILLSDPNVKAIFINIFGGILRVDVLATAVVAAAKKLNVQIPIILRLEGTNVEEGRKILADSGLKFEVGATMKEAADLAVAAAKGGK; this comes from the coding sequence ATGAAGATCCACGAGTACCAGGCGAAAGAGATTCTGCGGAAGTACAACGTTCCGGTGCCGGGTGGCGAGATGGCCACCACGCTCGAAGAGGCGGATACGGCGGCCAAGGCGCTCTTCGGCGCGGGCAATGCCGTCGTCGTTGTGAAGGCCCAGATCCACGCGGGCGGCCGCGGCAAGGGCGGCGGCGTCAAGGTCGTCAAGACGCTCGAAGCGGCGAATGAAGCCTCGAAGGCCATCCTTGGGATGCAGCTCGTCACCCACCAGACCGGGCCGCAGGGCCAGAAGGTTCAGCGCCTGCTCATCGAAGAGGGCTCGCTGATCGACCGCGAGCTGTACCTCGGACTGGTGCTCGACCGCGCCAGGGCGAAGATCGTTTTCATGGCCTCGCAGTCGGGCGGCATGGAGATCGAAGAGGTCGCGCACAACACGCCCGAGCTGATCTATAAGGAGTACGTCGACCCGGCGGTCGGCTTCCAGCCCTACCAGGCGCGCAAGCTGGCCTTCAAGCTGGGCCTCGCGCCCACGCAGATCAACGCGGCGGTCGGCTTCATGATGGGCCTCTACAAGGCCTTCGTCGAGACGGACTCGACCCTGATGGAGATCAACCCCTTCATCACGACCAAGGATGGCAAGCTGCTGGCGCTGGATTGCAAGATCAACTTCGACGACAACGCGATGTTCCGGCACAAGGACCTGAAGGAGCTGCGCGACCTGGCCGAAGAGGACCCGCTTGAGGTGGAGGCGTCGAAGTTCGCGCTCAACTACATCAAGCTCGACGGCAACATCGCCTGCATGGTGAACGGCGCGGGCCTCGCGATGGCCACCATGGACATCATCCAGTACGCGGGCGGATCGGCGGCGAACTTCCTCGACGTGGGCGGCGGCGCGAACCAGGAGCAGATCGAGAACGCGTTCGGCATCCTGCTCAGCGATCCCAACGTGAAGGCGATCTTCATCAACATCTTCGGCGGCATCCTGCGCGTGGATGTGCTGGCGACGGCTGTTGTCGCGGCGGCGAAGAAGCTGAACGTGCAGATCCCGATCATCCTGCGGCTCGAGGGCACCAACGTCGAAGAGGGACGCAAGATCCTCGCTGATTCGGGCCTGAAGTTTGAGGTGGGAGCAACGATGAAGGAAGCCGCTGACCTGGCCGTGGCTGCTGCGAAAGGTGGTAAGTAA
- a CDS encoding VOC family protein, with protein MARVTGIGGIFLRAQDPKTLRAWYAEHLGLDVHAVYGFASMPWSDELPPGTGLTTWSLFPADTKHFGDAGKSAMVNYRVDDLEGLLAQLREAGVPIDPKREDYSYGRFAWIVDPEGNRIELWEPLVDTPEE; from the coding sequence ATGGCACGCGTAACCGGCATCGGCGGTATCTTCCTTCGCGCACAAGATCCCAAAACCCTGCGAGCCTGGTATGCCGAGCATCTCGGCCTCGACGTGCATGCAGTCTACGGCTTCGCATCCATGCCGTGGAGCGACGAGCTCCCACCCGGCACCGGCCTGACCACATGGTCGCTCTTTCCTGCTGATACGAAACACTTTGGCGACGCCGGAAAGTCCGCCATGGTGAACTATCGCGTGGATGACCTGGAGGGCCTGCTGGCGCAACTGCGCGAAGCGGGCGTCCCCATCGACCCCAAGCGCGAGGACTACAGCTATGGCCGGTTCGCATGGATCGTCGATCCGGAGGGCAACCGGATCGAGCTTTGGGAGCCGCTGGTGGACACACCGGAGGAATAG